Proteins co-encoded in one Myxococcales bacterium genomic window:
- a CDS encoding DUF5060 domain-containing protein yields MQRTRILQAALLTLLGIGLTAATGWAFSFVSVTPPAAATPVYEPAEIDAEFDTAYDNPYDPAQIAVRAVITTPGGETVQADAFWYEPYTRSLVGDLEVFTPDGAGRWRVRYAPSAEGEYTAHLVAATGDESVESEPFSFTASAAVSDGFVRVSETNP; encoded by the coding sequence ATGCAGCGAACTCGGATCCTCCAGGCCGCGCTCCTGACGTTGCTCGGCATCGGCCTCACGGCCGCGACCGGTTGGGCCTTTTCGTTCGTTTCCGTGACGCCGCCGGCCGCGGCGACGCCGGTGTACGAACCGGCCGAGATCGACGCGGAATTCGACACGGCCTACGACAATCCGTACGACCCGGCGCAGATCGCCGTCCGGGCGGTCATCACCACCCCCGGCGGCGAAACCGTCCAGGCCGACGCCTTCTGGTACGAACCGTACACGCGCTCGCTGGTCGGCGATCTGGAAGTCTTCACCCCCGACGGCGCGGGCCGCTGGCGCGTGCGCTACGCGCCGTCGGCCGAAGGCGAATACACGGCGCACCTGGTCGCGGCAACCGGCGACGAATCCGTCGAAAGCGAGCCGTTTTCCTTCACCGCGTCCGCCGCCGTCAGCGACGGCTTCGTGCGCGTCAGCGAAACCAATCCG
- a CDS encoding ubiquinone/menaquinone biosynthesis methyltransferase, producing MASDYNKALKEPQQVKALFDDLAPRYEFTDHVFSLGLDAWWRRRTAKALAPQAAGPLFDGATGSGQLALSLAKRYRERRVVGLDFSSGMLAQAQRRIAAAGAGGRIGLIEGDLTGLPLAGGVFGAATVAFGVRNVADRRACLAEFFRVLQPGGRLLVLEFDLPTLPVIGLLYRWYFGHVMPWIARRLRSFEAYRYLFQSVRAFPPPETFCRMLESAGFVRVHSRAMTLGTVRLYQGEKPAAPSGQAS from the coding sequence ATGGCGAGCGATTACAACAAAGCCCTGAAGGAACCGCAACAAGTCAAAGCGCTGTTCGACGACCTGGCGCCGCGCTACGAATTCACCGACCACGTTTTCTCGCTCGGCCTGGACGCCTGGTGGCGCCGCCGCACCGCGAAAGCCCTGGCGCCGCAGGCGGCCGGCCCGCTGTTCGACGGCGCGACGGGCAGCGGCCAGTTGGCGCTTTCGTTGGCGAAGCGGTACCGCGAGCGGCGGGTGGTCGGGCTCGACTTTTCGTCCGGCATGCTGGCCCAGGCGCAACGCCGGATCGCCGCGGCTGGGGCCGGCGGACGGATCGGCCTGATCGAGGGCGATCTGACCGGCTTGCCGTTGGCCGGCGGCGTTTTCGGCGCCGCCACCGTGGCCTTCGGGGTGCGCAACGTCGCCGATCGCCGGGCCTGCCTCGCCGAGTTTTTCCGCGTGCTCCAGCCCGGCGGCCGCTTGCTCGTGCTGGAATTCGACCTGCCGACGCTTCCGGTGATCGGATTGTTGTATCGCTGGTATTTCGGACACGTCATGCCCTGGATCGCCAGACGGCTGCGCTCGTTCGAGGCCTATCGATATTTGTTCCAGTCGGTGCGGGCGTTTCCGCCGCCGGAGACGTTTTGCCGCATGCTGGAAAGCGCCGGCTTCGTCCGCGTGCATTCCCGCGCCATGACGCTGGGAACGGTACGGCTCTATCAGGGCGAGAAACCCGCCGCGCCGTCCGGCCAGGCTTCCTGA